One part of the Algibacter sp. L1A34 genome encodes these proteins:
- a CDS encoding FGGY family carbohydrate kinase, with protein sequence MKKVIAVIDIGKTNKKIFLFDETFKVVSQNAIQFKEIKDDDGFCCDDIESIENWIQNEIKKIQDQGIYKIKAINFSTHGASLVYLNKEGKRIAPLYNYLKPLDINDYNGFYESQGGVEEFSRKTASPAYGMLNTGIQMLSLKRNKPDIWKQVDAILHYPQYLSYLFTKKITADFTSVGAHTATWDFDTMQYHKWLKDENITLPEPCKGNKAVISEINGESIAVGTGLHDSSSSIIPILEKEKDFVLLSTGTWIIAMNPFSKETLTQDQLKHNCLCFMTPEKQQVKSSMQFLGRIHEVYLKALSDYFKVDINTHMDLVLNTTLCKELMDQDARIFLAEGIDTDFEAHPELLKNFFSYETAYYQLIFEISKKVISGINLISDKNSKISNVFISGGFNRNEVFIKFLKCIRPNITVKISDCKNESALGAALLMKDYL encoded by the coding sequence ATGAAAAAAGTTATAGCAGTTATAGATATAGGGAAAACCAATAAAAAAATATTTTTATTTGATGAAACGTTTAAAGTGGTGTCTCAAAATGCCATTCAGTTTAAAGAAATTAAAGATGATGATGGGTTTTGTTGTGACGATATAGAATCGATTGAAAATTGGATTCAAAACGAGATAAAAAAAATTCAAGATCAAGGTATCTATAAAATTAAAGCTATAAATTTTTCAACACATGGCGCTTCATTGGTATATTTAAATAAAGAAGGAAAACGCATTGCTCCATTGTATAATTATTTAAAACCATTGGATATCAATGATTATAATGGTTTTTATGAATCGCAAGGAGGTGTCGAAGAGTTTTCTAGGAAAACAGCATCACCAGCTTATGGCATGTTAAATACAGGAATCCAAATGTTATCGCTTAAGAGGAACAAACCGGATATATGGAAACAAGTCGATGCTATTTTGCATTACCCACAATATCTAAGTTATTTATTTACAAAGAAAATAACGGCCGATTTTACCTCTGTAGGTGCACATACAGCTACTTGGGATTTTGATACCATGCAATACCATAAATGGTTAAAAGATGAAAATATTACACTACCAGAACCTTGTAAAGGTAATAAAGCTGTAATATCCGAAATAAATGGAGAAAGCATTGCTGTTGGTACAGGGTTGCACGATAGTTCATCATCTATTATCCCTATTTTGGAAAAAGAAAAAGATTTTGTTTTACTTTCTACGGGAACTTGGATTATTGCTATGAATCCGTTTAGCAAAGAAACTTTAACACAGGATCAATTAAAACATAATTGTTTGTGTTTTATGACACCTGAAAAGCAGCAAGTAAAATCGTCCATGCAGTTTTTAGGGCGTATTCACGAGGTATATTTAAAAGCGTTGAGTGATTATTTTAAAGTAGATATCAATACGCATATGGATTTAGTATTAAATACCACGCTTTGTAAAGAATTAATGGATCAAGATGCCCGCATATTTTTAGCGGAAGGTATTGATACCGATTTTGAAGCGCACCCTGAATTACTGAAAAACTTTTTTTCTTATGAAACGGCTTACTATCAGTTAATTTTTGAAATTTCAAAAAAAGTAATTTCTGGTATTAATTTAATATCGGATAAAAACTCTAAAATTTCAAATGTATTTATTTCTGGAGGATTTAATAGAAATGAAGTGTTTATTAAGTTTTTAAAATGTATAAGACCAAATATAACTGTTAAAATTTCAGACTGTAAAAATGAAAGTGCTTTAGGTGCGGCTTTGTTGATGAAAGATTATTTGTAA